Proteins found in one Plasmodium gaboni strain SY75 chromosome 13, whole genome shotgun sequence genomic segment:
- a CDS encoding variant-silencing SET protein — protein sequence MEYKHFKNNKILNENVNEKTEKNRQRNTLSHINFIQIDDEDDDNNNEEPKDININKSNYNNNNIFMKTCNENRRNTTFYRHNVINEEQKNFEYLLSRKKKNIDSIDNVNFSDFMKNDFFNMFNNNNIISENKKTNKTINQINNNIDTSKNVNYNINYDEDKGEVINLSFDKKSKKKKTYPEVDIHMYNKKKMNPSYHNINEQNTYQTSDDNTYHNVYSDNCLINSNYTNLLKNESLKYKKGYKQNRQDESTGGEFDYNLEPSLYDDCDKLYKTSFLKNNKNIINKRNEEHKQDIYNNISDICKSYIKNFDYLNKRIFHNKSKIWKLSNKKVTIHGDSKKRIEQNNQEIEEQQRQQDGEKEEDNYNDYYYDDDDDDNYHIYDNYDDYLENDDYDNHNYFYHKNHDINKIEKVQNKNSCSDLINSTCINNTNMECHNKKDDNLKNMDSFLLYMKEKKIKKKKNINDNMENELSDTLLSHSKKHYKDVYDTHCDDINFSFDEDYNMLPKKDIYSDNSRKNLDKYPNNSSHNYINNISSEIIKYCKDNNITLKSDIKNVINHFNKKYANDIIANNNINNIFESMNLQRNNVDHVYDCSINNTTKNSNNVSNNNNNIIHITNDNENIQNNKNKQYVNSIVNIFSKRKNANEKKENVNEKNYISFNSNYKENINLRNNKIYELNNNDFSTNDYVNDINLNKQINNNLNKNDNMLIYNRKCNLDLTNESINMEYNLKKNNSISDLECKRNNNDNYKNKDICDDISEIYMNGYYDDIIKCYMDYTLEGMNDETHFYLCEFCKQNIFDMNNMIKNDKAKECMYSCNISCGRTFHKTCVSYINKNDNYICFFCIYDINFCTLCKEVVTNDSLLPCYYPLCSVSMHIKCVEKLILFNSECLKQYVSIKVSRDINIEQDKTQKSDSCGLIEQPLNIKKKIKRRHSYRKRRRRGTRKSQITTSNKKINKKELTSGDIINTDIMEQKNDKDGNKDNISHNNDNDDNKDNISHNNDNDDNKDNISHNNDNDDKNFKNYLLKEDLLTNELDHNHQILESNKEIKVENNVNMLEDPIYNKLFDKKEETVNNEDDENIMVLKKFICPLHICYVCKEFHINNIESSKKELNNNLFRCIKCFKSVHRKCMNQINNNNNDNINGNNNIYIISHKYKIMCCSNHMDDYKKEHMEYLTYIKQVNHICELVEPLHNNNNNNNNNNNSNKLLSNKGFYDNENNIFISKFHDNSSNELFKNQQNYIKAKGFNCLSYDHNDMNNVNNMNNTNKMNILNLKSCMVNDINTTEGKKKKSCESRGNNSINKKVVFDLTDELNEKLTTFDNIQNKIIYVDNKIERNDNICQKEDGSFNLGCMNISSVDKNNMRPNNHNNNNNDYDGENIISVEEEYNLKNRNLNKNNNTLTIKECTDSSINIDEFINKNQNEKNMSLDSNDALNLKRKRNVSHSYNDILDDTNILKDISTNKSYCVNVSKKKRNVSFNNKEELMRANELYVLNDNNIESNEKNTKNKLNNNNKSKNIKYNNTVDRKNDKNKQINDTINKDLENINHNINNQQVLHNFVDDNMKSKLHMIQIKLRHILSIEKGLLSLKEINIDQMNDECKKHISILCTFRQDFINYVIFLFSKRSDQKTSNEPINHVDDKKEGNIYHIQRKQENINNNNENEEDQSKVDSINNEDQSKVDSINNEDQSKVDSLNNVDQNKQDSLNNVDQNKQDSLNNVDQNKQDSLNNVDQNKQDGLNNVDQNKQDSSNNGHDMNQEELHETCKKNMIYNFLTNYDMKEKKYINKKDEDAIINVLSNDVVSIMQNELKISLYDFIMLKKKTVSINENKNNENVIQDEVGKFHCNDINKMKDNVNNDIISNDKYNNYDDDVLNGKKKKQSILDVSHTNVTSNRTIINNNICNNNSNMQIIEKEKFMNSNNTNYYDEKKREEYSGLFFKGKKKSFKNNKMDLKTFCSLTNNGYKIDLSVLKKYSSFLNFVYISKNTYLSDKNKNLLACKSDDYKCLCQGECNLYTCYNSLSNIQCSKSKCNLPEKIQDRKCFNRPFRKSLVKNLEIKKTEKTGYGVFCKRDIKNGELICEYVGEVLGKEEFEKRLKVYEEESKKTDMYNWYTIQINKDVYIDSAKKGSISRFINHSCSPNSVSQKWIVRGFYRIGIFALRDIPSGEEITYNYSYNFLFNNFECLCKSANCMNYHMLRKGENSEASHIIKENELLNNKIFNPVENFHNLHGKMQDWNIFIEEAHTRLLYEYNKMNAFNLRLMECYSTWIFYDMNFKKNQFFALKSKPFNVSAEFWKILVSAFSDGEKNIINTFNLFLPSLIKIGQLRRIQQYSYILHNIIGLEHDMWNLIDKGFADDEVCRKCKSCGNLTMCDKCFQSYHQLCGNMHSKVYKNNELVLCRFCQKYDYKMQWIKENHGSKMKTCIEIRSKAFYKLNRDIMTLLEESVKYTKNQSLDSIHAHNIKAFKSKKLKLRKFQYKYVKI from the exons ATGGAATACAAACATtttaagaataataaaatattaaatgaaaacGTAAATGAGAAGACAGAGAAGAATAGACAAAGAAACACATTGAgtcatataaattttattcaAATTGATGATGAggatgatgataataacaATGAAGAACctaaagatataaatataaataaaagtaattataataataacaatatcTTTATGAAAACTTGTAATGAGAATAGAAGAAATACAACATTTTATAGACATAATGtaataaatgaagaacaaaaaaattttgaatatttattatccagaaaaaaaaaaaatatagattCTATAGATAATGTAAATTTTTCTgattttatgaaaaatgatttttttaatatgtttaataataataatataataagtgaaaataaaaaaacaaacaaaactattaatcaaataaataataatattgatacTTCAAAGAAtgtaaattataatataaattatgatGAAGATAAAGGAGAAGtaattaatttatcatttgataaaaaaagtaaaaaaaaaaaaacatatcCAGAGGTGGATATtcatatgtataataaaaaaaaaatgaatccatcttatcataatattaatgaacAGAATACGTATCAAACAAGTGATGATAATACTTATCATAATGTATATTCTGATAATTGTCTCATAAATTCTAATTATacaaatttattaaaaaatgaatccttgaaatataaaaaaggttataaacaaaatagACAAGATGAGAGCACAGGAGGAGAATTTGATTATAACCTTGAACCATCTTTGTATGATGATTGTGATAAACTATATAAGACGTCTTttctaaaaaataataaaaatataattaataaaagaaacGAAGAACATAAAcaagatatatataataatatatcagATATTTGTAAGAgttatattaaaaattttgattATCTGAATAAAAGgatttttcataataaatctaaaatatggaaattatcaaataaaaaggTAACTATACATGGAGattcaaaaaaaagaatagAACAAAACAATCAAGAAATAGAAGAACAACAAAGACAACAAGATGGTGAAAAGGAAGAAGATAATTATAAcgattattattatgatgatgatgatgatgataattatcatatatatgataattatgatGACTATCTTGAAAATGATGATTATGataatcataattatttttatcacAAAAATcatgatataaataagatAGAAAAAgttcaaaataaaaattcttGTAGTGATTTGATAAATTCTACatgtattaataatacaaatatggaatgtcataataaaaaggatgataatttaaaaaatatggattcctttttattatatatgaaagaaaagaagataaaaaaaaaaaaaaatataaatgataatatggAGAATGAATTAAGTGATACATTATTATCTCATTCAAAAAAACACTACAAAGATGTATATGATACACATTGTGATGATATcaatttttcttttgatgaagattataatatgttaccaaaaaaagatatatacAGTGATAATAGTAGAAAAAATTTAGATAAGTATCCAAATAATAGTTcacataattatattaataatatttcatctgaaattataaaatattgtaaagacaataatattacattaaagagtgatataaaaaatgttataaatcatttcaacaaaaaatatgcaaatgatattattgccaataataatattaataacaTATTTGAAAGTATGAATCTTCAAAGGAATAATGTAGATCATGTATATGATTGttctataaataatacaacaaaaaatagtaacaatgttagtaataataataataatataatacatattacAAATGACAATGagaatatacaaaataataaaaataaacaatatGTAAACAGtattgtaaatatattttcaaaaagaaaaaatgctaatgaaaaaaaagaaaacgtaaatgaaaaaaattatatttccttcaattcaaattataaggaaaatataaatttaagaaataataaaatttatgaACTAAACAATAATGATTTCTCTACAAATGATTATgttaatgatataaatttaaataagcaaattaataataatttaaacaaaaatgataatatgttgatatataatagaaaaTGTAATCTGGATTTAACAAATGAATCAATTAATATggaatataatttaaaaaaaaataattccATTTCTGATTTGGAATGTAAAcgaaataataatgataattataaaaataaagatatatgTGATGATATATCagaaatttatatgaatgGATATTATGATGATATCATAAAATGTTATATGGATTACACCTTAGAAGGTATGAATGACGAAacacatttttatttatgtgAATTTTgtaaacaaaatatttttgatatgaataatatgataaaaaatgataaagCAAAGGAATGTATGTATAGTTGTAATATATCATGTGGTAGAACATTTCATAAAACATGTGTATcttatataaacaaaaatgataattatatatgttttttttgtatatatgatattaatttttgtaCCTTATGCAAAGAAGTTGTAACAAATGATTCTTTGTTACCATGTTACTATCCATTGTGTAGTGTTTCTATGCACATTAAATGTGTTGagaaattaatattatttaattcaGAGTGTTTAAAACAATATGTAAGCATAAAAGTATCACgagatataaatattgaaCAAGACAAAACACAAAAATCGGATTCATGTGGTCTCATAGAGCAACCActtaatattaaaaaaaaaattaaaagacGACATAGTTACAGAAAAAGGAGAAGAAGAGGTACAAGAAAAAGTCAAATAACAACATcgaataaaaaaattaataaaaaggaGTTAACTAGTGgtgatattataaatactGATATTATGGAACAGAAAAATGATAAGGATGgtaataaagataatattagccataataatgataatgatgataataaagataatattagccataataatgataatgatgataataaagataatattagccataataatgataatgatgataaaaattttaaaaattatttattaaaagagGATCTGCTTACAAATGAACTTGACCATAATCATCAAATATTAGAAAGTAATAAAGAAATCAAAGTCGAAAATAATGTTAACATGTTAGAAGATCCTATTTATAATAAGttatttgataaaaaagaagaaaccgtaaataatgaagatgatgaaaatattatggtacttaaaaaatttatatgtcCTTTACATATATGTTATGTGTGTAAAGAATTTcacataaataatatagaaagCTCGAAAAAAGAACTAAACAATAACTTATTTAGATGTATTAAATGCTTTAAATCTGTTCATCGTAAGTGTATGAAtcaaattaataataataataatgataatattaatggtaataataatatttatataatatctcataaatataaaattatgtGTTGCTCAAATCATATGGatgattataaaaaagaacaCATGGAATATTTAACATACATTAAACAGGTTAACCATATATGTGAATTAGTTGAACCActtcataataataataataataataataataataataatagtaataaatTATTGAGTAATAAAGGTTTTtatgataatgaaaataatatattcatatcCAAATTTCATGATAATAGTTcaaatgaattatttaaaaaccaacaaaattatataaaggCAAAAGGATTTAATTGTTTAAGTTATGATCATAATGATATGAACAATGTGAACAATATGAAcaatacaaataaaatgaatattttaaatttaaaaagttGTATGGttaatgatattaatacaACTGAAggaaagaaaaagaaaagttGTGAAAGCAGAGGAAATAATagtattaataaaaaagtcGTATTTGATTTAACGGATgaattaaatgaaaaattaacaacatttgataatatacaaaataaaataatatatgtagataataaaattgagaggaatgataatatatgtCAGAAGGAAGATGGGAGTTTCAATTTGGGTTGTATGAATATATCAAGTgttgataaaaataatatgagACCAAATAATcacaataataataataatgattatgatggtgaaaatataatatccgttgaagaagaatataatttaaaaaacagaaatttgaataaaaataataataccCTTACTATAAAAGAATGTACAGATAGttctataaatattgatgagtttattaataagaaccaaaatgaaaagaatatGTCATTAGATTCTAATGATGctttaaatttaaaaagaaaaagaaatgtTTCACATTcttataatgatatattggatgatacaaatatattaaaagatatttCAACTAATAAATCATATTGTGTTAATGTATCTAAAAAGAAACGAAATgtttcatttaataataaggAGGAATTGATGAGAGCAAATGAACtatatgtattaaatgATAACAATATAGAAAGTAAcgaaaaaaatacaaaaaataaactaaacaataataataaaagtaaaaatataaaatataataatactgttgatagaaaaaatgataagaataaacaaattaatGATACCATTAATAAAGATCTTGAAAACataaatcataatataaacaatcAACAAGTGCTTCATAATTTTGTGGATGACAATATGAAATCCAAGCTACACATGATTCAAATTAAATTGAGACATATTTTGAGCATAGAAAAAGGCTTATTGTcattaaaagaaattaatattGATCAAATGAATGATGAATGTAAAAAGCATATAAGTATATTGTGTACCTTTAGACAGgattttattaattatgtaatctttttatttagTAAGAGATCAGATCAAAAAACGAGTAATGAACCAATAAACCACGTTGATGATAAAAAGGaaggaaatatatatcatatacAAAGAAAACAAGAAAACATAAACAATAACAAcgaaaatgaagaagatcAAAGTAAAGTGGAtagtataaataatgaagatCAAAGTAAAGTGGAtagtataaataatgaagatCAAAGTAAAGTGGATAGTTTAAATAATGTAGATCAAAATAAACAAGATAGTTTAAATAATGTAGATCAAAATAAACAAGATAGTTTAAATAATGTAGATCAAAATAAACAAGATAGTTTAAATAATGTAGATCAAAATAAACAAGATGGTTTAAATAATGTAGATCAAAATAAACAAGATAGTTCAAATAATGGTCATGATATGAACCAAGAAGAATTACATGAAACGtgcaaaaaaaatatgatttataatttcttaacaaattatgatatgaaagaaaaaaaatatatcaataaaAAGGACGAAGATGctataataaatgtattgTCAAATGATGTTGTAAGTATAATGcaaaatgaattaaaaatttcattatacgattttattatgttaaaaaagaaaactgtctctataaatgaaaataagaataatgaaaatgtaATTCAAGATGAAGTTGGAAAATTTCATTgtaatgatataaataaaatgaaagataatgtaaataatgatattatttcaaatgataaatataataattatgatgatgatgttttaaatggaaaaaaaaaaaaacaatcGATTCTTGATGTTTCTCATACGAATGTGACAAGTAATAGAactattattaataataatatatgtaataataatagtaatatgCAAATTATtgaaaaggaaaaatttatgaacagtaataatacaaattattatgatgagAAAAAAAGAGAAGAATATAGTggtttattttttaaaggaaaaaaaaaaagttttaaaaataataaaatggaTTTGAAAACATTTTGTTCATTGACAAATAATGGTTATAAAATAGATTTATCTGTATTAAAAAAGTATAgttcttttttaaattttgtgtatatatcaaaaaatacatatttgagtgataaaaataaaaatttacTTGCATGCAAGTCAGATGATTATAAATGTTTATGTCAAGGGGAATGCAACTTATATACGTGTTATAATTCTTTGAGTAACATCCAATGTTCAAAAAGTAAATGCAATTTGCCAGAAAAAATACAGGATAGAAAATGTTTCAATCGTCCATTTAGAAAATCTCTCGTGAAAAACTTAGAg ataaaaaaaactGAAAAAACTGGATATGGTGTGTTTTGCAAGAGGGACATAAAAAATGGAGAACTCATATGTGAATACGTTGGAGAAGTGTTAGGAAAAGAAGAGTTTGAAAAAAGGCTAAAAGTATATGAAGAAGAAAGTAAGAAGACAGATATGTATAATTGGTATAcaatacaaataaataaagatgTATATATTGATAGTGCAAAGAAGGGAAGTATCTCAAGATTTATTAATCATTCTTGTTCACCTAACAGTGTATCACAAAAGTGGATAGTTCGAGGATTTTATAGAATTGGAATATTTGCATTGAGAGATATTCCATCTGGAGAAGAAATAACTTATAATTATAG TTATAATTTCTTATTTAATAACTTTGAATGTTTATGTAAGTCAGCCAATTGTATGAACTACCATATGTTGAGAAAAGGAGAAAATTCAGAAGCTAGccatataataaaagaaaacgaattattaaataacAAGATATTTAATCCAGTAGAAAATTTCCATAATTTACATGGGAAAATGCAAGATtggaatatatttatagaaGAAGCACATACaagattattatatgagtataataaaatgaatgCATTTAATTTAAGGTTGATGGAATGTTATTCAACTTGGATATTTTATGATATGAATTTTAAGAAGAATCAATTTTTTGCTCTTAAATCTAAGCCATTTAATGTTTCAGCTGAATTTTGGAAAATTCTTGTTTCAGCTTTTTCGGAtggagaaaaaaatattataaatacttttaatttgtttttaccttcattaataaaaattggTCAGTTGAGAAGAATACAACAG TATAGCTACATTCTGCATAATATAATTGGCTTGGAGCATGATATGTGGAATTTAATTGACAAAGGGTTTGCAGATGATGAg GTATGCAGAAAATGTAAAAGCTGCGGAAACTTGACCATGTGTGATAAATGTTTTCAAAGTTATCATCAGTTATGTGGTAATATGCATTCAAAGGtttataagaataatgAATTAGTTCTTTGCCGCTTTTGTCAGAAGTATGATTATAAAATGCAATGGATAAAAGAAAACCATGGATCAAAAATGAAGACATGCATAGAAATTAGGAGTAAGGCATTCTATAAATTGAATCGAGATATAATGACATTATTAGAAGAGTCAgtaaaatatacaaaaaatcAATCCTTAGATTCAATACATGCGCATAACATAAAAGCATTTAAGAgcaaaaaattaaaattgAGGAAGTTCCAGTATAAGtatgtaaaaatatga